A window from Methanobacterium sp. encodes these proteins:
- a CDS encoding DEAD/DEAH box helicase — translation MKWKDLTPIQKATIPRFRGKKDMLVIAPTASGKTESVLIPVFDDILKNNLEPMSVLFISPLKALINDTHQRIEFWCDQFDLTATKWHGDVTASQKSSFIKKPTDILVITPESLEVILMNKSSEIKNSIFKNLKYIIIDEIHYFADSDRGTQLNSIINSRIKAYCSNDISRIGLSATVGNPETILNWLTSNENSEVVADKNSRPFQYKVIYADDFKIIQTVSKYLDKKVVFFVHSRKEAEKYHNLFKKHLKVKNIFIHHSSIHKDAREESERNFKQVKNGLMISTSTLELGIDIGNIDVVIQKNPPSNVSSFLQKVGRSGRRTKIQRTILLCDGEEEIVKSLAELALVEEKKLEHIKLPEKPKDIYFHQILSTIFEYGRIKKKNLFLILKEAYVFSKISKDEYQYFIDNMVEKGFIEENGPYLSLGDAFEKEFGKRNFLEFYSVFWPTYEFTVLDGRKTIGSLDSAFVIGTLEKGSNFVLGGEVWTVAKADHDNFRLKVKKAKEGGIPNWHSEGGVMDYLLTRKIYDILLGDYNKELLNDFDEVSLKMIKDLEEEGRISGFENGKIPVQFYFEENKVFIYTFAGFKVNSLISSIFKFYYDIVSVHDTPYYSSFKFKGILKMSDVEYIADNIKDILDDEELEKFMLEKTKKFIKNKFIKYLPEKDHAELKMQILFNKEDTIDVFENNSLKLIDSSVFSAW, via the coding sequence ATGAAATGGAAGGATTTAACCCCCATCCAGAAAGCCACCATACCTCGTTTTAGAGGAAAAAAAGACATGCTAGTCATAGCTCCAACTGCATCCGGCAAAACAGAGTCAGTTTTAATTCCAGTCTTTGATGATATCCTCAAAAACAATTTAGAACCTATGAGCGTGCTTTTCATATCCCCCCTTAAAGCACTTATCAACGACACCCACCAGAGAATTGAATTCTGGTGTGATCAGTTTGATCTAACCGCAACAAAGTGGCATGGAGATGTAACAGCATCACAAAAATCATCATTTATTAAAAAACCCACAGATATACTCGTGATCACTCCTGAATCATTAGAAGTCATTTTAATGAATAAGTCCAGTGAAATAAAGAATTCCATCTTTAAAAATTTAAAATACATAATCATAGATGAAATACACTATTTTGCTGATTCAGATAGGGGAACACAGCTTAATTCCATTATAAACAGCAGAATTAAAGCTTACTGCAGCAATGATATTTCCAGAATTGGGTTATCAGCCACGGTAGGAAACCCCGAGACAATTTTAAACTGGCTGACTTCAAATGAAAACAGCGAAGTTGTGGCAGATAAAAACAGCAGGCCGTTCCAGTACAAAGTGATTTATGCAGATGATTTCAAGATAATTCAGACGGTAAGCAAATATTTGGATAAAAAAGTGGTCTTTTTTGTTCATTCCCGTAAAGAAGCTGAAAAATACCATAATTTATTTAAAAAACACTTGAAAGTAAAAAATATATTTATCCACCACTCTTCCATCCATAAGGATGCGAGGGAAGAAAGTGAAAGAAATTTCAAGCAGGTTAAAAATGGTCTGATGATAAGTACCAGTACTTTAGAACTTGGAATTGATATAGGAAATATAGATGTTGTAATCCAGAAGAACCCACCTTCAAATGTCAGCTCTTTCCTGCAGAAGGTTGGAAGAAGCGGCAGGAGAACAAAGATCCAGAGAACTATACTTCTCTGCGACGGCGAGGAAGAAATTGTCAAGTCACTTGCAGAACTAGCTCTAGTAGAAGAGAAAAAATTAGAACATATTAAATTACCTGAAAAGCCAAAGGATATCTATTTCCACCAGATATTAAGCACTATATTTGAATATGGAAGAATTAAAAAAAAGAACCTGTTTTTAATTCTTAAAGAGGCTTATGTATTCTCTAAAATCTCCAAAGATGAATATCAATATTTCATAGACAATATGGTTGAAAAAGGATTTATAGAAGAAAATGGTCCATATCTTAGTTTAGGAGATGCTTTTGAAAAAGAGTTTGGAAAAAGGAATTTTTTAGAATTTTACAGTGTGTTCTGGCCGACTTATGAATTCACAGTCCTAGACGGGCGCAAAACTATTGGCAGTTTAGATTCAGCATTTGTTATCGGCACACTGGAAAAAGGTTCCAATTTTGTTTTAGGTGGGGAAGTCTGGACAGTAGCTAAAGCTGACCATGATAATTTCAGGCTGAAAGTTAAAAAGGCAAAAGAAGGTGGGATTCCAAACTGGCACAGTGAAGGGGGAGTAATGGATTACCTGTTAACCAGGAAAATCTACGATATCCTGCTTGGAGACTACAATAAAGAACTTTTAAATGATTTTGATGAGGTCAGCCTTAAAATGATAAAAGATCTGGAAGAAGAGGGCAGAATTTCAGGTTTTGAGAATGGCAAAATACCAGTTCAATTTTATTTTGAAGAGAACAAAGTCTTTATTTACACGTTTGCAGGTTTTAAGGTTAACTCGCTAATTTCTTCCATTTTTAAATTTTACTATGATATAGTTAGTGTTCACGACACTCCTTACTATTCTTCATTTAAATTTAAAGGTATTCTAAAAATGAGCGATGTTGAATATATAGCAGATAATATCAAAGACATTCTGGATGATGAGGAATTAGAGAAATTCATGCTAGAAAAAACAAAGAAATTCATCAAAAACAAATTCATCAAATATTTACCTGAAAAAGACCATGCAGAGCTTAAGATGCAGATCTTGTTTAACAAAGAAGATACAATTGATGTTTTTGAAAATAATTCTTTAAAATTAATTGATTCTTCTGTTTTCAGCGCGTGGTGA
- a CDS encoding UvrD-helicase domain-containing protein: protein MRIYPSWEKIKKFKEPLTEGENALARFLDDNLPEDWKIFIKPYLNNGRPDIVILNPNVGLMIYSVKEWKSVNYDPEYNLEETSAYIKQVNNYRNKIIEQIIPDMGEKIDENNRLFALVQTGIYIHNISGDNARELFDNRSYPTIAGFDDLTEENVNYVVPGAGFERSSYMQKAWADEIEFWLNPPFHSKRQGEKLKLTAKQKNHSKPKPGHRRIRGAAGSGKTLVIAYRAAKLAAEGHKVLVMTFNLTLWHYIKDMIARAPFDFEWKNITFNHFHGFCNDILNELSVPKPSKNYFDEVVPKVEEAISDINIDRFKFDAILIDEGQDCKWEWYNLLSKFLNERDELLFVCDKNQNIYGRELSWIDNMASVKFRGRWGELNTIYRLPPKIGSVANKFSETFGLDNMIESEEYAQLTLFERPPIFKWKNIKQMDWLHEIKNAYTLLKYQQRGFGEGQASDIVILLPTKKMGMKAVKLFKKRNIDVNHVFEEDRTRYSRHKKAFPLEDSRLKISTIHSFKGWEAIHVIMLIPTRWSGDENLDSMVYTAMTRTRKNLIVLNSHERYMQFGSSLSRKSDDKNE, encoded by the coding sequence ATGAGAATTTATCCTTCTTGGGAGAAAATCAAAAAATTTAAGGAACCTTTAACTGAAGGTGAAAATGCACTGGCCCGTTTTCTGGATGACAACTTACCTGAAGATTGGAAAATTTTTATAAAGCCTTACCTAAATAACGGCCGTCCTGATATTGTCATCTTAAACCCTAATGTAGGATTAATGATTTACTCTGTCAAGGAATGGAAATCTGTAAATTATGACCCTGAATACAACCTGGAAGAAACTTCAGCCTATATAAAGCAGGTGAATAATTACAGAAACAAGATAATTGAGCAAATAATTCCAGATATGGGTGAGAAAATCGATGAAAATAACAGATTATTTGCACTTGTACAGACTGGAATCTATATACATAATATAAGTGGAGACAATGCACGGGAACTATTTGACAACCGTAGTTATCCAACAATAGCAGGTTTCGATGACTTAACTGAAGAAAATGTTAACTATGTAGTTCCAGGTGCAGGTTTTGAAAGAAGCAGTTATATGCAAAAGGCATGGGCTGATGAAATAGAATTCTGGCTAAACCCTCCATTTCACAGTAAAAGACAGGGCGAAAAACTTAAACTAACTGCAAAACAAAAGAACCACTCAAAACCTAAGCCAGGACACAGGCGTATCCGAGGGGCTGCAGGCAGTGGAAAAACTCTGGTCATAGCATACAGGGCAGCAAAATTAGCAGCTGAAGGACATAAAGTTCTTGTAATGACCTTTAACCTCACACTCTGGCACTATATCAAGGATATGATCGCAAGGGCACCATTTGACTTTGAATGGAAAAACATTACATTCAACCATTTCCACGGGTTCTGCAATGACATTTTAAATGAACTATCTGTACCAAAACCCAGTAAAAATTACTTCGATGAAGTTGTCCCGAAAGTGGAAGAGGCAATTTCTGATATCAACATTGACAGGTTCAAATTTGATGCTATACTTATCGATGAAGGTCAGGACTGTAAATGGGAATGGTACAATTTACTATCTAAATTTTTAAATGAACGGGACGAGCTCCTGTTTGTCTGTGATAAAAACCAGAATATCTACGGGCGTGAACTCAGCTGGATTGACAATATGGCAAGTGTCAAGTTCAGAGGTAGATGGGGAGAGCTGAACACAATCTACAGGCTGCCGCCAAAAATAGGCTCAGTGGCCAATAAATTCAGCGAAACATTTGGCCTGGATAACATGATTGAATCAGAAGAATATGCACAGTTAACCCTTTTTGAAAGGCCGCCAATTTTTAAATGGAAAAATATAAAGCAGATGGACTGGCTCCATGAAATAAAAAATGCATACACCTTACTCAAATATCAACAGAGAGGCTTTGGAGAAGGCCAGGCATCTGATATCGTTATTTTACTTCCCACTAAAAAAATGGGAATGAAAGCTGTTAAACTGTTTAAAAAACGGAACATCGACGTGAACCATGTCTTTGAAGAGGATAGAACCAGATATTCTCGCCATAAAAAGGCGTTTCCACTTGAAGACAGCCGTTTAAAGATAAGTACCATTCACAGCTTCAAGGGATGGGAAGCAATCCATGTTATCATGCTGATTCCCACAAGATGGAGCGGTGATGAAAATCTCGACTCTATGGTTTACACTGCAATGACTAGAACTAGGAAAAATTTGATTGTATTGAACAGTCATGAGAGGTACATGCAGTTTGGCAGTAGTCTATCTAGAAAATCAGATGATAAAAATGAATAA